The Rosa rugosa chromosome 1, drRosRugo1.1, whole genome shotgun sequence genomic sequence AGATTTTCCTCACGAGTTTATCTTTTCAAAATTTCTATTCAGGCATTTATAAATTTATTTTAATCAACTTgtaatcaaaacagtaagaaatGCCTTTGCATCAATCataacaaaattacaaaattacaacattttAGTTTACTCCAATATCTTTTTAATCTGTTAGAGAATCAAATAATATGTTAGATAGCTGTGCAATtagacagtttttttttttttttggaataaatATTGTTTCCAATGAAGTGCTTTGAAGGTTGAAGATTGAATTCATAGTTCTTATCAATTCTGGTTACACCTCCATCGTATTGCTAGCATGCGAGATGGATGAGTTAGAAGCTCATGTTCACAATATGCATAGTTAAACGACCGGAAAACCTGCTGATAATAATTTGCACCAGTTATATATGATTGCTACATATATACCAAGTCGATCTCAGATTTTCTATCGACATTTATTTTAGACGTGGGGCGAAACAATGAATCAAGTGAACAAATTTGCATTTTGAGATTAATTCTAACTCGAaaggtaaaagtaaaacaagTTTGATATCGTCAAACTAATTAACTGTAGCCACACCAAATATAATCAACACTAATTTTTACAATTaatagggagagagagagataaaatcATCAACATTGATCTTCTGAAATACTCTCTAAAACTGGTCTCCAACTTTCGTCAGTAGTTGTATGTTTTCCAATTTGATCTGCGGAAACCCTCCTTCCTGATCTGGACTTCAATAAACTTAACAATTGCTCCACAGAAGAGCGGTTTGAAATTGAATCGTTCTTGTAATTCAGTAGTTGTTTCAACTCTTCTTGAGTCACCACCAGTCTAATCCTCACAGCTCCACTTTTAGACTCATCATGCGTACCATTCTTTATTCCTCTACcaccatcatcttcatcttctggTAAATTAAATCTCAccgtcttcttctccttcttccacgACATTGGTGTCCCTGTGGGCTGTATTGCTTCTACTTTCTTTTCAGCTGGCTCATGCTTGTCATGATCTTGTGCCGAAACCTTGCTATTACTTCTCATCATGCAATTCCCCATTTCTCAGATCagatgaaagaaagaagaacagtAATGGAATGAAACAACAGAGAAATCAAAGAGAGAAAATCAGAGAACgtgaaaaacagagagagagatagtagGAGAGGTTGCAAAGTGAAGCATAACAATTTATAAAGATATATAGAGAGAGGCGGCCAAACAAGGTGGAGTAAAAGCAGCACATGCAGCTGCGTTTGTTGCGCCGGGTATTTCAAAAGACAAAGTGGAGATTAACATTTAACTAATTAATATTGCTTCAGACCATTACGAGCTACCTTTCCTATATTTAATTAAGCTTCCTCATACAAAATAGCAGAGCCAAACCGAGTACGAGTAGTATGTCTTTGTTTTATTCGACTTTAAGTTACTGCAGCTATATACTTTTCAAAACTCTAGGTCAACCCAGAAGCAGAGTTTCGGGGCCATTATTATAGTGCTTGCTTTGCCAATATGAAGTTTCTGTTAGATTAAGATTCCTAACCAGTCTGATTCACATGTATATTATATAGATGATAGGCGTGTGTTTAGCTTAAACCTGAAATAATGCTTCAGTGAGTAGTATAATTAAGTCCCTCTAATCACTATTAATTAAGCAAAACGGTcctgctagctagctagccctTACTGTACATGACGGTACGCATTTGTTGGTATCGATCGGGattaagtatggaaacaaatgTGGTAGTTTAACTCCAGCTCAGATCCTTTCCTACTATATTCCTAATCTTATCATATCTAGCTAATTCTGATACATGTAGACATTCTGGTGACGATGCATGAGATGATCTGATCATGATCGATACAAACCGAAATAGTGTACGGTGTATCCAATACGTGCACGTCAGATATATTCCAATTTCACCCAGATGTGTTTGATTCTACGCCTAGTTCTCTTCCCCAATTtggcttcaaacaagtttgatcTAGGTTAGCTTATACTAATCTAGGAACCATCCATGTTCGTCTAACGAATTAAAGTTTCAAGAGTCATCAGAACCACCAGCAATttgtatgatgatgatgaataaCCAGCTGGTGAATGTTTGCTTATAGCTATTATTGTATGAAGACTTGTGAATGGAAGTGTCCGTTGTGAGGGTTTAAATCATAGTGGTGTTGATCTCGTATCTGTGGGGTTAGAGTTCTGACGTAAGATAGTTGCGGgctcatgattttttttttctttctagggTTAGATTGAGTTCTGATTTGTAACCGTGTTTGAAAAGCATTTTTGAGACATTTTATCGAGTAGTTTAGATAATGACGGATTTataaatttttctttaaaaGCTTAAAAAATAGATAGAATAATTTTGCTCATCTCAAATTTTTCTAAATATTTTATCTAGCATTTTGCCTCTATTATATAAAAGATATGAACTAATTTACGATGTACGTTAGATATATACAAGCTTCACGAGGTGTACACAAAATCAACTTATGTAGGGACCAAGGGACGCGTA encodes the following:
- the LOC133732639 gene encoding uncharacterized protein LOC133732639; the encoded protein is MGNCMMRSNSKVSAQDHDKHEPAEKKVEAIQPTGTPMSWKKEKKTVRFNLPEDEDDGGRGIKNGTHDESKSGAVRIRLVVTQEELKQLLNYKNDSISNRSSVEQLLSLLKSRSGRRVSADQIGKHTTTDESWRPVLESISEDQC